From Antechinus flavipes isolate AdamAnt ecotype Samford, QLD, Australia chromosome 1, AdamAnt_v2, whole genome shotgun sequence:
AATCTCTGCCCCCTTAGAGTGGGCGACGTGGCAGGCAAGAGGCTTGGGCAGCCGGCTGAGGACCCCCCAGGGGTCACCACAGTGAGGAGGCTTCACAGACCCCCCCAGCCCTCCTCCCCAAAGCTCTTGTCTCCAAACCCTCTGCTCCCAACCCCCCGCGTGTCATCAGGCTGTTCCTCATGTGGCTCCATTGTAAACCTGCCTGTGCGGGCTCAGCCCGGGAGTGCTCCCCAGGAGGGCACTGCTCCTGCCCCCACACTCAGGTTCCGGCAGCTCTGCAGAAGGCCCCTCCCAgctgtctcccccctcccccccagcctaAATCGGCCTCTTCTCCCTCCACTCCTGACTCCGCTCTTCCAGTGGGCGGCCACCCTGGTCCGGTCTGAGCTGGGGGATGGCGAAGAGCCTCCCCTCCCCGCTTGCCTGGTGAGCTAGACAGTTCCTGCCGTGACGGGGCGAAGGGCCGACAGGGTGAGGCCCTCAGCCAGGGCGGGCCCCCCAGCAGCCAGGCCTGAGAGACCCTCGGGGTCTGCGCTGTGGAggggaaatggaggcccagagaaggTTTGCCCCGAAGTCACTCCAGGGCCCCCCCACACTCTGCTTGTGGCCTTACGCGGCCACTCGGGGTTTACAGGCGCTCTTGCCTCAGGCTGGGGAGAGAGGCGGCCCCCAAGGCTCGGAGGCCGGCCCGCACCGCTCTGGAGAGTCAAAGGCCAGCGGCCAGCACGGGCCTGAAGGGCCCAGAGGGACGCCTGTGCCCGGGGCCTCGCCCCGCCTCCTCCCCATGGGCTGGGCTCTGTCTTCCCTCTCATCCCGGGGCTGAAGTGAGCCCGGGCGGTGTGTTCAGCAGGGAGAGTGTGAGCCGGCTTGTTACAGGGGCACATGGAGAGGGCGAGCCCAGCTGGTGGGGCTTTCGCACTGTGTAGGGATGTGTGAACGTGTGTGTAAAAGTGTGCACATGTGCGAGTGTGTGCACGAGGCCGTCTGTGTATATGAgtattatgtatacatgtgtgtataaaagtgtgcacgtgtgtgtgtctgtgaaaAGGTGTGCACAAGGCCATCTctatgtgtgagagtgtgtgtgtgcaagaGGCTGTCTATGAgtattgtgtgcatgtgtgtgtaaaaGTGTGCACAAGTGCGAGTGTGTGCACAGAGCCATCTGTGTATATGAGtattgtgtacatgtgtgtgtataaaagtgCACGTGTGTGTATGGTGTGCACAAGGCCGTctctgtgtgtgaatgtgtgtgtgtatgtgcaagaGGCTGTTTGTGTATGAGtgttgtatgtgtgtacatgcatgtataaaagtgtgcacgtgtgtgtgaaggtgtgcacatgtgtgcatgAGGCCGTCTCtatatgtgagtgtatgtatgtgcaaGAGGCTGTCTGTGTATGAGTattgtgtgcgtatgtgtgtaaAAGTGCACATATGCGAGTGTGTGCATGAGGTCATCTGTGTATACCggtattgtgtatatgtgtgtgtataaaagtgcacgtgtgtgtgtggtgtgcatgtgtgtgacaAGGCCATCtctatatgtgagtgtgtgtatgtgcaagAGGCTGTTTGTGTATGAGtattgtatatgtgtacatgtgtgtataaaagtgcacatgtgtgtgagtgtgtgtgaaggTGTGCACGAGGCCGTCTCTGTGTGTGAGCGTGTGCAGGAGCCCGGCAGAGCCCGCCCGCCACTTGCTCCGTGGGGGCGTCGGGGTTGCCCCGTGGCTCGGGGCTCCCCGGCACAAGGGCACGGGGTGGGCCGCGCTTGCCCGGGGGCCGCCCGCCGGTGGCGCTATTTCACCGTGGGCCGTCTCTCTCCCTGTAGCCGTGCGCCAAATACCTCCTCCCGGAGCTGAAGCTGTCAGACTACGGCAAGAAGTGCATGGTCATCGACCTCGACGAGACCTTGGTGCACAGCTCCTTCAAGGTGAGCAGGGGAGCCCGGGCTTGTGGGGCACGGGAAGGGGGCACCAGGAGCCCCCCGGGGCTTCCCAGACCTCCCCGGGCATCGACTCAGGGCGAAAGAATCATGAACTTGCCAGGCGGAGACGGGGAACGGGCAGGCTGCTTTCTCGTCTCCGAAAATGGGACTTTGTCGTATCTCTCTTGGCCGCCGGGCCGGGGCTTCTGGGTGGCCGTGATCGGGCTGGCCCGGTGCTCCAGGGGGTGTCCAGCCTCGAGACGGCTCCCTCTTGTATCTCAGAGGTTTCCCAGCTTAAAGGAGCGTTTCCATTATTATTTGATTTCCTTAACCTCAATGGGTGGCTTTTGTCCTTACCCCCATCTGGGTGTTGAGAAGGCCTGGGAGCACTGGGAAGGTCCGGGAGCACTGAAAAGGCCCAGGGGCagtggaaagggagagaggaggaggagggagggagaaagaaagaagaacaagggacaggggagaggagaaagaaaaaagaagcaagaaagaagagaggaaggaagagaaatggagagagaaggaagagaaagggagagaaaagaagaaaaggagaaggaggagggagggagggagaaagaagaaaaagggaaagagaaggggagaaagagaaaggggcaagaaagtgaagaaagggagagagaggaggagggagaaagagaaggaagagagaggagagagggagggagagaaacaaggTAAAAAGGGGagtgagaaggggaggagaaagggagtgaGAAAGACAAGGGTTACAGGGAGAAAggcagaggagaagggagggagaaagaaggagaaagagaaggaagaaaaaagaggagaaaaagtaggaaaaggggaagagagaaggagggacagaaagaaggagaaagagaaggaagaaaaaaggaggaaaaggggaagagagaaggagggacagaaagaaggagaaagagaaagaagaaaaaagaggagaaaaaggaggaaaaggggaagagagaaggagggacagaaagaaggagaaagagaaggaagaaaaaagaggagaaaaaggaggaaaaggggaagagagaaggagggacagaaagaaggagaaagagaaggaagaaaaaaggagaaaaaggaggaaaaggggaagagagaaggagggacagaaagaaggagaaagagaaagaagaaaaaagaggagaaaaaggaggaaaaggggaagagagaaggagggacagaaagaaggagaaagagaaagaagaaaaaagaggagaaaaaggaggaaaaggggaagagagaaggagggacagaaagaaggagaaagagaaggaagaaaaaagaggagaaaaaggaggaaaaggggaagagagaaggagggacagaaagaaggagaaagagaaggaagaaaaaaggagaaaaaggaggaaaaggggaagagagaaggaggacagaaagaaggagaaagagaaagaagaaaaaagaggagaaaaaggaggaaaaggggaagagagaaggagggacagaaagaaggagaaagagaaggaagaaaaaaggagaaaaagaggaaaaggggaagagagaaggagggacagaaagaaggagaagagaaagaagaaaaaagaggagaaaaaggaggaaaaggggaagagagaaggagggacagaaagaaggagaaagagaaggaaaaaaaagaggagaaaaaggaggaaaaggggaagaaagaaggagggacagaaagaaggagaagagaaggaagaaaaaaggagaaagaaggagaaagagaagaaaaaagaggagaaaaaggaggaaaaggggaagagagaaggagggacagaaagaaggagaaagagaaggaagaaaaaaggagaaaaaggaggaaaaggggaagagagaaggagggacagaaagaaggagaaagagaaagaagaaaaaagaggagaaaaaggaggaaaaggggaagagagaaggagggacagaaagaaggagaaagagaaggaagaaaaaagaggagaaaaaggaggaaaaggggaagagagaaggagggacagaaagaaggagaaagagaaggaagaaaaaagaggagaaaaaggaggaaaaggggaagagagaaggagggacagaaagaaggagaaagagaaggaagaaaaaaggagaaaaaggaggaaaaggggaagagagaaggaggacagaaagaaggagaaagagaaagaagaaaaaagaggagaaaaaggaggaaaaggggaagagagaaggagggacagaaagaaggagaaagagaaggaagaaaaaaggagaaaaagaggaaaaggggaagagagaaggagggacagaaagaaggaaaagaggaagaaaaaaggagaaagaaggagaaagaaggaggacagaaaggagaaagagagaaggagggacagaaagaaggagaaagagaaggaaaaaaaagaggagaaaaaggaggaaaaggggaagaaagaaggagggacagaaagaaggagaaagagaaggaagaaaaaaggagaaagaaggagggacagaaagaaggagaaagagaagaaaaaagaggaggaaaagggggaaagagaaggaagagagaaggagggacagaaaggagaaagagaaggaagaaaagggcaaaggggaggagaaagggagagagaaaagaaggagggagggaaaggagaaaggaaggaagaaaaggggaagaagaagtggagaggagaaagaagaaagagacaaagggaaagaaaggaagaaggagggagggagaaagaaggaaaagaggaagaaaaaaggagagaggaagaagggagagaaagaaagagaaggaacaaaaggagggaagagaaggaagaaagaaaaataaaggaagggaagaggagagcgagggaaggagagaaggaggaagaaagagcgAGGAGCAGAAGAGCAGGGAGCGGAGAGATGCGAGATGCCGAAGGCTTGAGGGCCCGGCCAGGCCCCAGAAGCGGAGGCTTGCTTCTGGGCCCAGGGAGGCCTCCTAGCAAGGCTGTGGGCCCTGAGCTTTGCTGCCTGCTGATCGGGCTCCGCCGCTAAGGGCACAGCCCCTTGGAAGACTCGGCCCCCCCTCCGGACGAGGGCCAGGCTTGCTGGGAAGTCCTGGGTCCGAGGCTCCGGCTGGGCAGCTCGGGCCAGTCTCTGACCGGCTCCCGGAGCCTAGGACCTGGGTCCGGAGGGGAAGGGCCGCCCCCGCCCCCTGACAGCGCCGGGTCCTGGGGTTAAAGCCGGGTGTCTCCTGGGGCCCCGGGATCCCGGAGGGAACCCTCAGGAAAGGCCGCCTTGGGGCCCCCCCGCCCCCCGAGGGACGCCCTGCCGGGCGCCGTCCCGCGGGTCTGAGCCGCCTCCGGGCTCACTcctgtttctctccttttctccagcCCATCAGTAACGCCGACTTCATTGTTCCGGTTGAAATCGATGGAACCGTACACCAAGTAAGTACCGGGGCCGGGCGGTGGCGCCAGCGCTTCTCCTGCGGGCCGGGCCGCGGCCCCCTCCCCTTgggcctctccctccctccccgacCCGGCCGTGCTTGGGAAGAGCTGGAGCCTCCGGGAGGAGCCGAGGGATGGCGGCCCCGGCCCCTCCCTAGCTGGGGGCCTTCCGGGCTACCCCATGAGCCTGGCTTGGGAGAGCAGCCCGAGAGCCGGCGATGGACGTTCCCCTGCCGGGCCGGGCTTCTCCGTCCTGGCTGCTCTTGGATGGGGCTGAGCGAGGGGGGGCCCCCGATGGTCCGTGGGAGATACCCCTCTCCCCTCGGTTTCCCTGCTTGTCTTCCCCAATGTCCGGTCGGAGGTCGGCGGACATCTTTCCTTCCGACTGCCCGATTCGCTCTCAGAGCCTCTGACCGTCGCCCCGCTCCCCGTGAGCCGCGGCTTCCTCGGCCCAGCGGCCCCGTCCGTCCGCTCGGCTCCAGCGCCGAGGCCCCTTGACCTCTTCCGGCTCGGTCCGAGCCTCAGAACCGAACCGAGTGCGGGAAACGGGAC
This genomic window contains:
- the CTDSPL gene encoding CTD small phosphatase-like protein isoform X4, producing MVEENGGLQKGDQRQVIPIPSGRRARQFQESKPGPKPEGPSSSLQPQPQPAEIPIPPRLSPLSSGGGPQEDVKEGALTRQPCAKYLLPELKLSDYGKKCMVIDLDETLVHSSFKPISNADFIVPVEIDGTVHQVSTGAGRWRQRFSCGPGRGPLPLGLSLPPRPGRAWEELEPPGGAEGWRPRPLPSWGPSGLPHEPGLGEQPESRRWTFPCRAGLLRPGCSWMGLSEGGPPMVRGRYPSPLGFPACLPQCPVGGRRTSFLPTARFALRASDRRPAPREPRLPRPSGPVRPLGSSAEAP
- the CTDSPL gene encoding CTD small phosphatase-like protein isoform X3, whose product is MDAPSIITQVTKEDESTQTSCSGRDKASQSSISLKKQRSRSIFSSLFCCFRNYNVDTTAIHSTNVLPPMVEENGGLQKGDQRQVIPIPSPCAKYLLPELKLSDYGKKCMVIDLDETLVHSSFKPISNADFIVPVEIDGTVHQVSTGAGRWRQRFSCGPGRGPLPLGLSLPPRPGRAWEELEPPGGAEGWRPRPLPSWGPSGLPHEPGLGEQPESRRWTFPCRAGLLRPGCSWMGLSEGGPPMVRGRYPSPLGFPACLPQCPVGGRRTSFLPTARFALRASDRRPAPREPRLPRPSGPVRPLGSSAEAP
- the CTDSPL gene encoding CTD small phosphatase-like protein isoform X1, producing MDAPSIITQVTKEDESTQTSCSGRDKASQSSISLKKQRSRSIFSSLFCCFRNYNVDTTAIHSTNVLPPMVEENGGLQKGDQRQVIPIPSGRRARQFQESKPGPKPEGPSSSLQPQPQPAEIPIPPRLSPLSSGGGPQEDVKEGALTRQPCAKYLLPELKLSDYGKKCMVIDLDETLVHSSFKPISNADFIVPVEIDGTVHQVSTGAGRWRQRFSCGPGRGPLPLGLSLPPRPGRAWEELEPPGGAEGWRPRPLPSWGPSGLPHEPGLGEQPESRRWTFPCRAGLLRPGCSWMGLSEGGPPMVRGRYPSPLGFPACLPQCPVGGRRTSFLPTARFALRASDRRPAPREPRLPRPSGPVRPLGSSAEAP